TCCATGTGATCAATAACATGTTTTAAGTTGAAATTTATCATGCAGGCTCCATActtcatttcaaaattattcacTCTTTTTCAATGCACCAAATAAATGAACTCTAAAGACGTGGAattgaatatttttgaaaaataggtTGAGTAAGTCAACTCTCACGATTTTTTATAGTAGGTTGGTGAGTTAGcagattaatttatttaaaaaatgaaaataattaaaatagataagaaaatatataatttagaaaaGTAAGTGAGCTTTACTGTAACCTCAGGGTTGTGAATGGAAAAATATTCAAGAGATTGGAAATAATAGGAATTAAGTTtgtaatgagaaaaataaaggttttgaaattaaggaattaaattaaattaaaataagaaatttgattttataaaacaatatttgTCGACCCACCAAAATTACTAATTATGAGATTGATGGATTAATAAACTGACTCGTAAAAAGAAATGATAGCTTGATATGACGAACTCGATTCACTAacattcagaagaaaaaaaagactcgATTCACTAACTCTTAAGACAATTTATAAGCACGTATAGACTTGCTAATAGTTATTATCCAACTAAAAACTAATGAGCTACCTctgattgattttgtttttttgaaagcgAGAAAGTATATAAAGTAAggaaataagaatatatatgctcaatattgttaaattaaaatatcttttaaatttaatcgaatttaaattaaaattgaatacatctcactttcttattttaaatacatCAAATTCAtagaaatatataaatcatcatatatcatataaacaataaagtaataaatatgAGTATCATTTTCTCATAgaataatctaaaaaattattaattcttaactaattttcaataaagatctatcaaatatttaaaaaacaagcAAAAAGATGTGCCAAGTTcaggtaattaaaaaaataattaattatgcttttaatttctacaaatatagttaaattcaattttatttctttaaaatatttattaattttgatctttttagattttactaatttttaagaaaataataattgtctATTAAGAGAAGATATAAGGTgacttgaaagaaaaaatataagcaaagaGATAAATATGTTGTGGGTTTAAATCTTcctgctaataaaaaataacaaacctCAGATGatgaatttagtaaaaaaaatattgataatagcAAATGCCAAAAGAAGGCCACTTATCTGTGAAGTGGgccatttgaagaaaaaaatggcCTCATTTGTGTGCGCGTTTCACTTAATTAACTTACTTATTTTTtgaagtatataaaaaaaaacaagttatttTTTGGTTTGGTTTAAATCTCTCTTGTTAAGCTTGTGGTGTAAGCTTCTTGGGATCGagagaaatatattattttggcgCCCCTCCAATTCTTTTGAATCCTCACCCCCACACAACACCACTCCACACATTTTCGTTCTTCCCTTTCACCCATCTCATCTCAACAATTGAATCTTTGAGGGGTCTTTCAGAATCAGAATGATGGCAGCAACTATGGAGCAGCAGCAGCAACGCCCCCAACAACAAGACGAAGCTGAAGAAATACAACATGGCCCTTTACCCGTCGAGCAACTTCAGGTTTAATCTTCAACACTCACccttcacttcttttcttcaaaaaccctttctttttcatcaTTTCTCCCACCCCATTTTATCCAATTTCCCCGATATCGCCTTTTCCGCATCGAATTCACACCCATAATTATTTTAGGGCAAAAAAAACCCTCTTTTCACCGTTATACTTAATTATGATCTCAGGCATCGGGCATAGCCGCCACGGACGTTAAGAAGCTTAAAGACGCGGGAATTTGCACCGTTGAATCCGTTGCTTACACTCCCAGGAAAGATCTTTTGCAAATCAAAGGTATCAGTGAAGCTAAAGTTGACAAGATAATTGAAGCAGGTAAGCAAACACCTTCACCTATGTTTCCCTCATTGCCTATTGCTTCATAATTGTGAGGGTGTTGTGATGTTTTGTTTTCTGTTGTTCATTGACAGCTTCTAAGCTGGTGCCTATGGGTTTCACCAGTGCTAGTGAACTCCATGCCCAGCGCGATGCAATCATTCAGATAACCACGGGATCGACAGAGCTTGACAAGATATTGGAGGGTCAGAATTGGAAACAATTAAGACCTTTTTTTATGTgtggatttgaatttgaaacataACGAGTTTCACTATTGAAGTAGTGTCTTGACTTTGATATGTGTTCTTCTACCAGGTGGAGTTGAGACTGGTTCTATCACCGAGTTATATGGTGAATTTCGGTCTGGGAAGACTCAGTTGTGTCACACTCTCTGTGTCACTTGCCAAGTAAGTAGTTTAGCTTCTTTACATCTTCATGCTCAATAACAGTTGCTCTGGTGCAttcagttttaaaatttgagtttgTTAAACTTTTGGTTCATATCTACCTGCAGCACTAAGAAACATTAATTCTCACAACTTGTTGATGTTGTAGTTGCCACTAGACCAAGGAGGCGGGGAGGGTAAAGCTATGTACATAGATGCTGAGGGCACATTTAGGCCTCAGCGACTCTTACAGATAGCAGATaggtataataaatataatgaatgATTCTTGATATGATTTTGCTGCTACCCTGTATGTGATCTGTGCAATGCATTCAGTATTAATGTTTGTTAGTGCTGCAGGTTTGGATTGAATGGTGCTGATGTATTGGAAAATGTTGCTTATGCTAGAGCATACAATACCGATCATCAATCACGGCTTCTGCTTGAAGCAGCTTCAATGATGGTGGAAACTAGGTGTGACTTGCTATGGTTCCCTTTGCTCAATATTTTTAAGATCCGTCAAATTCTACATAATGATCCTTTTAAATATGCATGATACCTTAATTATTTGTTCTCATCTTGCTTTATCACTTACCAGTTGAAGTGTTTTACTCCTTCATGTTTTTTTCTTAGGCTAGAGTTGTAAGATTTTCCTCAACTAGCGATATTTGATTGTGGAAACTCTTTTTGTTTGGCTAGCCAAAAAAATGCTTTTAAGGCTTACATTTTGATTTTATGTACACAGATTTGCTGTAATGATAGTAGACAGTGCTACTGCCCTCTATAGGACAGATTTCTCTGGAAGGGGGGAGCTTTCAGCTCGGCAAATGCATCTAGCAAAGTTCCTGAGGAGCCTTCAGAAATTAGCAGATGAGGTAAAACTCCTAGTTGGGCTGACAGTGCACCTAACCTTCTAGGTTAAACTAATTCAAGATTCTGGCTTAGGATGTTGAATTATAGAACATACCATGCTTGACTTTTCTTGGTAAATATACATAATCAGTTTGGACTTTggagttaataattttttctgatTCTCTAATTGTAGTTTGGTGTGGCTATTGTCATAACAAACCAAGTAGTTTCACAAGTAGATGGTTCTGCAGTCTTTGCGGGACCTCAAATCAAGCCTATTGGAGGCAACATTATGGCTCATGCCACAACAACGAGGTATGAACTGCAAATATGAAATGTTAGGTTTGGTTCTTCTTTGAGCTTGTTCTTACCCtggatgttaattaatttcttgATGACAGGCTAGCTCTCAGGAAAGGGAGAGGGGAAGAGCGGATCTGTAAAGTGATAAGTTCTCCTTGCTTAGCGGAAGCCGAAGCAAGGTTTCAGATTTGTGCAGAAGGAGTTTCAGATGTTAAAGACTAAATGATTTCagaatgtttgaattttttgttttcctatttGCATATCATTTTGTAAGGTGTACCAGTTGACTTTcaacttgcaacttgcaagtatccagtatcaaaattttcaatatatgtCAGTTTGGTGCCCCCTATTTTTTAGTTGAGTTGTGAAGCCCCTCACACTATATTTGTCAGTTCGTTTCTTGGCATGTTGTTATATcgatattaataaatttgtagTTATTTCTGTAGAGTCAGTTACAGTGAACTAGAGATCCACCCATCCAAAGTTTTATGGTGGCTTTTGATTCTTTGAACTACATATCAGTTCTGTTCTGAAAAAGAAGAGGTTATATCATCTCGTTCttcttacattttaaaaaaaacaatcaatttaatgtGTGAAAATGATAGTCTTTTGGGTTTAAAAACAGTGTTAATGCTAGTTCAACCAATGAATTAGTAAGCTAACCAACCAGTCAGCCAGTCAGAACTGATTATTGTATTTGGTTctatatttagatttttttttttttttgagattcGGCGACTCACTTTGAGAGAAATTCGTCCAAGAAGAAAGGATGAGCTCAATGGGCTCAAAAGGCATATGATTGACCCATTGTTTGATAAAGAATAAgagttatcttttatttattactattactTAAAGAAAGGAGATAAACGTGTTtctaaaattaagaaatgaggtttaaaaaaccatttttcttaatttgtattCACTAAatcaaatacaataaaatattaaaataaatgaaagcttGTGGGCAACaaatttagttaattaattagaatattTCAATAGATGAATAAATTTGTGAACAAATCAACGTCATactatatttcaatattttccaCGGATGTAAATAATTTGAGGAACATATTTACAttctttaaaagttattttcttttaaatatttttattttgttgtaaacttaattaattaaatttaaattgtaataagACGGCAAACCTTGCAATGCACACTAGTTATGTTAAGCTGAGAAACAAAACGCAGCGTTTGGTTAGGAAGACTCAAACTGGGAGGTGTGTACGTTGTTATGTAAGGAAGGAAGAAGCAGAGCGAAGCGGTGACAGACAGAAGAAAATGGGAAGCAGAGGTCCACCTCAATCCCATCCAAATTCCGCTGCCATTTCCAAGGGTTACAACTTCGCTTCCACTTGGGAACAGGTTTCCTTCCTCAACGATTATTCCCCAAATCACGCTTCCATTTCTGTGTTTTTATCTTCTTTCCTCGCTCTAGTTACCTCGATTTGTATAGATCTCGTATTTTTCAACTGCATTTGCATTCAATTCTTATCACATCATCTTAATTCATCTCTTTTACTTACAATTAAATCTCACTCCGCCACGGATCAGATCTGGCGATGTTGTTTGCCGCGATTCGATTTGATTTTTGAAGTGAATTGTGTTTTGCAGAATGCTCCTCTGACAGAGCAGCAACAATTCGCGATTGTATCGCTTTCTCACGCCGTTTCTGAGCGACCGTTGCCTCTCAAGTTGGTAAGGTTTTGCCATTTACACGTAATTGCTATTCTCTTGAATCAATTTAAATGCAATTTGCATTTGCAGGCTCAAGAGAATGCGTCGGTACAAGACAATGCCTTGTCTGTTAAAACGAAGGATAGTTCCGTTGATGACTCTGGTACTATTGAGACTGTTATGGTCAATACCAATCAGGTAAGTTGTCTGCGCAATCTGGTTTGTGGCTTTGAATGCTTGacgtgagttttttttttttatgtagtgttatttttttttctttgaatttgatGCAGTTCTACAAATGGTTTACGGATCTTGAATCTGCCATGAAATCAGAGGTTAGTACTTAGTAGTCTTGTTATGCCGACATTGTGTAACACTCTGTTTATTTTGATTGCGGACTCTTAACTTAGTCTCCAATTGTAGACAGAAGAGAAGTATCAACATTACGTGAACACTCTAACAGATCGCATACAGACATGTGATGAAATTCTCCAACAGGTCATTTTCATTCTAGTTCTGTTCTACTACTGGGTTAGTTACGGGTATCTAATTTGGTGACTATTATTTTCTCATTCGGTTTTCCATTTGGACGACTTGATCTCGTGCAGGTTGATGACACCCTAGACTTGTTCAACGAGCTACAGTTGCAGCATCAAGCAGTAGCTACAAAGACTAAAACACTTCATGATGCATGTGACAGGCTGGTATGCTTTTGTTACCTATCACATAAATTCTCAGTTTTTTGAAGTGTTGGCTGGAATGATTGCAAAACTTATACTGTAGGCTATGTTTGCCAGTGATCTCTTGTTCCTTTAATAATAGACCATGTAGGTTAATGTATATGTTAAACTAATAAATCAGGAAAACAAGTTGATGGAACTGGAGATTTTAGGTTGGTTGGCTTCATTTTCCTTCATGCATGGtggtaaaaaaaatggtttagtATGAAGCAATGAATGAGTAACACAACACGTTTTTTTTGgatatattatttctattttgaagTTGAAAGCCTATGATATTTTCTTAGGCTTACTTAGCTGCCTTAGATTTCTTCTTTGGCTGAAATAACTGATTtgctcacaattttttttttcctattacaGCTACAAGAGAAACAAAGACTAATTGATTTTGCTGAAGCACTTCGTAGTAAACTCAATTACTTTGATGAACTGGAGAATGTAAGGTTTGACTGCTGGCTTGACTggatctttttcttgatttagTTTAccatcttttcctctttttttttggtttaatgaTCTAATAGCATGTTACATCTTGAAGGATGTGAACATGCTAATAGGACATACAAATTTATATGCTTCTAGCACCTAATAATATCTGCTACTGAAAAGGTGCCATTTGGTGGACTTCAGGACAGAGCAACAATGAGTGCTAAGACTAGTTGTCTCCTGGGGAACATCTATAatctataacaataataaagacAGTACCTAATTTgggtttccatttttttaaaactattttacccCTTTAACTGCATactgtaattattttattttattttcatattttatttaaactttattctctcttctttttcttttaacttccTTTTCATCAAAACTAATTGCTGTAACTTctcattttgtattttctattctatctttcttttctccAATATTTCTTTATGATATACGGAGTGCCTGTCTTTCACTAGTGTAATAAAAGAGGGATCACTTTCACATGTTGACTGACATTGTAAAACTGAAAAACTCAGACTTGCATCAAGTTGATGattcttttagttcttttttaatgaattaagtTTTGAGATATACTGAAATTTTACTATGAATTTCTGAGATGTTACATGCTAATCATTATTCATTTGTACTctttagtttttgaaatttctatTATCATACTTACTTTacatttgttttcttgcttgtgaagattgtatttttttttcgtgTGTGTGTAAAGACATTGTGTACTACAAGCACTTAATTGATATAATTACCACTTcttcagtgttacagttgtaaAATAAAGTATTTGTTCTGCTGCTTTAATCCTTCAAAATCTCCATGTATATTCATTCAACATGCTTTTGCAGTGTTACATGTTGTATATATATTCTTTAGAAAGAGTTTAGAGGTCTTTGTTTTGTTCAGAAGTTGCACAAAAGTGCAagtagttattattttataagtgaTGTGTATATGGTTTGTTTAAATTCTTCTGTACAGGTTGCTACCAATTTTTATTCTCCAAACATGAACGTTGGAAATGAAAACTTTCTTCCACTTCTCAAACGACTTGATGAATGCATCTCGTGAGTAAAAATCCAGTTTCATTCTAGTACTTCGTAACTTTGTCATGCTCAGTGTATAGAATGTCACAAACGATTTAACGTTGGCTTTATCTGCTTTGTAGTTGAACAATAAATGTgatcatttacattttttatcttttaatttaggTATGTTGAAAACAATCCACAGTATGCAGAATCTAGTGTTTACTTGCTTAAATTTCGGCAACTCCAGGTATATAAGTTTTACTACTAagaattgttaattaattttagcaAACTGTTTGTTCTACTTTTGATCTTCTGTCTATGGCTAGAAGTCTGTCCTATGATATCTCTCCtgtttgataaatattaaacCTTAAGTAATTTGGAAACATTGTTCTTTTTTATAGTCTCGAGCGTTGGGCATGATGCGTTCTCATGTACTTGCTGTTCTTAAAGGTGCCTCTTCTCAGGTGAAGTTAATTTAACAGGTTGAGGGGATAATATGTGTGCATATATGTATTCTACAAGGATACAAGTATTTCAAATCCTGTTATAATGTAATTTGGTATGTATCTCAACACCAGGTCCAGGAAGCAATCCGTGGAAGTGGGGGTGGCAAAGCATCTATCTCTGAGGGAGTAGAGGCATCCGTGATATATGTTCGGTTCAAGGCAGCAGCAAGTGAGGTAAGCCTTTCCATTTGACATAAATCTTTGGATTTGAAGGTTTATTGTGGACAGAAAAGACAGTGGTTAGTTTTAATGAATAAGCTTTTCTCCAGCATATCTCTACCTCTCCTTTGTGCAAGCTGATTAAGAATGTAAGTTTTGCAGCTTAAGCCACTACTTGAAGAGATTGAAAGCAGGTCTTCAAGGAGAGAATATGGTCAGATTCTGGCAGAATGCCACAGACTATACTGTGAGCAACGCCTCTCTTTGGTGAGAACTTACATGCTTGGTCATTGTATAttgtttgtatatttttttcaatattagtAAGTCAACTGATTGCAAGATTCTTTGTTTCATTCCATGAAGATAAGAGCTATAGTTCAGCGGCGAATATCTGAGTTTGCCAAGAAAGAGTCTTTGCCATCGTTGACTAGATCAGGATGTGCATATCTCATACAGGTACTGtaattattctctttttttttatgctaGATGTGAACTTTTAAGTTTCAATGATATTACTTGCTTCATATCTTTATGGAAGGAAATCTTATTGATTGTAATTTAAAGTGCAGGTCTGTCAACTTGAACATCAACTTTTTGATCATTTTTTCCCAGCTTCTTCAAAGGATATTTCTAGTTTAGCTCCATTAATGGATCCTCTGTAAGTTTGTATTCCTGTTAAAAGAATACttggtttatttttctttgaacaGAAGAAGCATTCATATATCCAAA
This region of Glycine soja cultivar W05 chromosome 17, ASM419377v2, whole genome shotgun sequence genomic DNA includes:
- the LOC114393700 gene encoding conserved oligomeric Golgi complex subunit 3-like, translating into MGSRGPPQSHPNSAAISKGYNFASTWEQNAPLTEQQQFAIVSLSHAVSERPLPLKLAQENASVQDNALSVKTKDSSVDDSGTIETVMVNTNQFYKWFTDLESAMKSETEEKYQHYVNTLTDRIQTCDEILQQVDDTLDLFNELQLQHQAVATKTKTLHDACDRLLQEKQRLIDFAEALRSKLNYFDELENVATNFYSPNMNVGNENFLPLLKRLDECISYVENNPQYAESSVYLLKFRQLQSRALGMMRSHVLAVLKGASSQVQEAIRGSGGGKASISEGVEASVIYVRFKAAASELKPLLEEIESRSSRREYGQILAECHRLYCEQRLSLIRAIVQRRISEFAKKESLPSLTRSGCAYLIQVCQLEHQLFDHFFPASSKDISSLAPLMDPLSTYLYDTLRPKLVHETNIDFLCELVDILKMEVLGEQHSRRSESLAGLRPTFERILADVHERLTFRARTHIRDEIANYMPTNEDLDYPEKLKRSAESTSEINPTDDNPDIFKTWYPPLEKTLSCLSKLYRCLESAVFTGLAQEAVEVCSTSIQKASKLIAKRSSQMDGQLFLIKHLLILREQIAPFNIEFSVTQKELDFSHLLEHLRRLLRGQASLFEWSRSTSLARTLSPRVLENQIDTKKELEKSLKATCEEFIMSVTKLVVDPLLSFVTKVTAVKVALSSGGQNQKLESVMAKPLKDQAFATPDKVAELVQKVRNAIQEQLPGVIDRMKLYLQNSSTRTILFKPIKTNIIEAHTQVQSLLQSEYTSEEIQIINLKSIQDLQNELDNFL
- the LOC114392697 gene encoding DNA repair protein RAD51 homolog A — translated: MMAATMEQQQQRPQQQDEAEEIQHGPLPVEQLQASGIAATDVKKLKDAGICTVESVAYTPRKDLLQIKGISEAKVDKIIEAASKLVPMGFTSASELHAQRDAIIQITTGSTELDKILEGGVETGSITELYGEFRSGKTQLCHTLCVTCQLPLDQGGGEGKAMYIDAEGTFRPQRLLQIADRFGLNGADVLENVAYARAYNTDHQSRLLLEAASMMVETRFAVMIVDSATALYRTDFSGRGELSARQMHLAKFLRSLQKLADEFGVAIVITNQVVSQVDGSAVFAGPQIKPIGGNIMAHATTTRLALRKGRGEERICKVISSPCLAEAEARFQICAEGVSDVKD